The following coding sequences lie in one Microvirga sp. 17 mud 1-3 genomic window:
- a CDS encoding transglutaminase-like cysteine peptidase — translation MSISRICASGLAIAMLMVVPAVAKPAAGVMMTPERMAELQRINTFVNSTIVEVSDWEQYGREDVWTLPTSGKGDCEDFALLKRKLLLERGWPAAALSIAVGVTAQGEAHAVLTVATAEGPLVLDNLTSAILPSSRTGHTFYARQSGRGWIAASGERTREPTVDLPVAERTVTGTSPRRKRG, via the coding sequence ATGTCTATTTCCCGAATCTGCGCCAGCGGCCTTGCCATAGCCATGCTCATGGTCGTTCCGGCAGTGGCAAAACCTGCTGCGGGCGTGATGATGACTCCTGAGCGCATGGCTGAGCTCCAGCGCATCAATACCTTCGTCAACAGCACGATTGTCGAGGTATCGGATTGGGAACAGTACGGGCGCGAGGATGTCTGGACACTCCCAACGAGCGGCAAGGGTGACTGCGAAGATTTCGCGCTTCTGAAGCGAAAGCTCCTCCTGGAGCGAGGGTGGCCTGCCGCGGCCTTGTCGATCGCTGTCGGCGTAACAGCCCAGGGTGAAGCTCATGCGGTTCTGACCGTGGCGACCGCCGAAGGCCCTCTGGTGCTCGACAACCTGACTTCAGCGATCCTGCCGTCGTCACGGACGGGGCACACGTTCTACGCCCGCCAATCGGGGCGAGGATGGATCGCGGCTTCGGGGGAAAGAACGCGCGAGCCGACAGTTGACCTTCCCGTGGCAGAGCGGACCGTGACGGGAACAAGCCCTCGACGCAAGCGCGGGTAA
- a CDS encoding copper chaperone PCu(A)C: MKPTFSTPFLAAAALMLAVSPSFAQSSASPAPIKAGALTIEQPWSRATPAGAQVGGGYLRITNTGKEPDRLTGGSAPVASRIEVHQMSMVDNVMRMKPVDGGLEIKPGETVELKPGGYHLMFMDLKEPLKDGETVKGTLVFEKAGSVAVDFAVRGMGQGGGQNMGHGAAPAPMQHKH, from the coding sequence ATGAAACCGACTTTTTCCACGCCGTTCCTGGCCGCGGCCGCGCTCATGCTCGCCGTCTCGCCATCCTTTGCCCAATCCTCCGCCTCGCCCGCGCCGATCAAGGCCGGAGCCCTGACCATCGAGCAGCCCTGGTCGCGCGCAACGCCCGCCGGCGCACAGGTGGGCGGCGGCTATCTGCGCATCACGAATACGGGCAAGGAGCCCGACCGGCTCACCGGCGGGTCCGCCCCGGTCGCGTCGCGAATCGAGGTGCACCAGATGTCCATGGTCGACAACGTCATGCGCATGAAGCCGGTGGATGGCGGGCTCGAGATCAAGCCGGGCGAGACCGTCGAATTGAAGCCGGGCGGCTATCATCTCATGTTCATGGACCTGAAAGAGCCCCTCAAGGACGGCGAGACCGTCAAGGGAACCCTGGTCTTCGAGAAGGCCGGCTCGGTTGCGGTGGACTTTGCAGTGCGCGGCATGGGTCAGGGAGGGGGCCAGAATATGGGCCACGGCGCGGCACCCGCACCCATGCAGCATAAGCATTAG
- a CDS encoding ammonium transporter codes for MKLRSILSATLPGLGLALVTLGPALAQEAAPAPTIDKGDTAWMLVSTLLVILMTIPGLALFYGGLVRTKNMLSVLMQVFSVFSLVAILWVFYGYSLAFTAGPGGLGAVIGGLSKAFLTGVTTESTADTFTKGVAIPEFTFLAFQLTFAAITPALIVGAFAERITFKAVMLFTTLWLTFVYLPIAHMVWFSEGYLFKLGALDFAGGTVVHINSGVAGLIGALMVGKRIGYGRDLLAPHSLTLTFVGACLLWVGWFGFNAGSNLEATGGAALALLNTILAPAAAGLAWTAAEAFEKGKASLLGIASGAVAGLVAITPAAGLAGPMGSIVLGLVAGVVCYVAVTMVKNALGYDDALDVFGIHGIGGIVGAIGTGIVAAPTLGGYGAGDYTIAGQVWTQIVAVAVTLLWTGIGSFILFKIVDLTVGLRATYEAEREGLDLADHGERAYNY; via the coding sequence ATGAAGCTACGCTCGATCCTTTCCGCAACTCTTCCGGGCCTCGGGCTCGCGCTCGTGACCCTCGGCCCGGCGCTCGCCCAGGAGGCCGCCCCTGCCCCGACCATCGACAAGGGCGACACGGCCTGGATGCTCGTCTCGACCCTCCTGGTGATCCTCATGACGATCCCGGGCCTCGCCCTGTTCTATGGCGGGCTGGTGCGCACCAAGAACATGCTCTCGGTGCTCATGCAGGTCTTCTCGGTGTTCAGCCTCGTGGCCATCCTGTGGGTGTTCTACGGCTACTCCCTCGCCTTCACGGCAGGCCCCGGCGGACTCGGCGCCGTCATCGGCGGGCTCTCCAAGGCCTTCCTGACCGGCGTGACGACGGAGTCCACCGCCGACACCTTCACCAAGGGCGTGGCGATCCCGGAATTCACCTTCCTGGCCTTCCAGCTCACCTTCGCGGCGATCACGCCGGCGCTCATCGTCGGCGCCTTCGCGGAGCGCATCACCTTCAAGGCCGTGATGCTGTTCACGACCCTGTGGCTGACCTTCGTCTACCTGCCCATCGCCCACATGGTGTGGTTCTCGGAGGGCTATCTCTTCAAGCTCGGCGCCCTCGATTTCGCGGGCGGCACCGTGGTGCACATCAATTCGGGCGTCGCGGGCCTGATCGGCGCGCTGATGGTCGGCAAGCGCATCGGCTACGGCCGCGACCTGCTCGCGCCGCATTCCCTCACGCTCACCTTCGTGGGCGCGTGCCTGCTGTGGGTCGGCTGGTTCGGCTTCAACGCGGGCTCGAACCTCGAAGCCACCGGCGGCGCGGCGCTGGCGCTCCTCAACACCATCCTGGCCCCCGCCGCCGCGGGCCTCGCCTGGACGGCCGCGGAAGCCTTCGAGAAGGGCAAGGCCTCGCTCCTCGGCATCGCGTCGGGCGCCGTCGCGGGCCTCGTGGCGATCACGCCGGCTGCCGGCCTCGCGGGACCGATGGGCTCCATCGTGCTCGGCCTCGTGGCGGGCGTGGTCTGCTACGTGGCGGTCACCATGGTGAAGAACGCGCTCGGCTATGACGACGCCCTCGACGTGTTCGGCATCCACGGGATCGGCGGCATCGTCGGGGCCATCGGCACCGGCATCGTGGCGGCGCCCACCCTCGGCGGCTACGGCGCCGGCGATTACACGATTGCGGGCCAGGTCTGGACGCAAATCGTCGCCGTGGCCGTGACTCTGCTCTGGACGGGGATCGGTTCGTTCATCCTCTTCAAGATCGTCGATCTCACGGTCGGCCTGCGCGCCACCTACGAGGCGGAACGCGAGGGCCTCGACCTCGCCGACCACGGCGAGCGCGCGTACAATTACTGA
- the tesB gene encoding acyl-CoA thioesterase II, translating into MSSAVANLLKILNLEPLEVNLFRGQSPKVGWQRVFGGQVIGQALVAATRTVEGRQPHSLHGYFMLPGDPKVPIIYEVDRIRDGRSFTTRRVVAIQHGQAIFSMSASYQIAEDGFEHQAPMPEVPGPDALPSESEVKAELLPKMPEPMRTYFERERPIEMRPVEMQRYTSGDPGKPIFHVWIRATDPLPDDPAVHQAVLAYASDITLLDTSLVPHGRTVFDPTIQGASLDHALWFHRPFRADEWLLYAQDTPFAGGARGFSRGLIFRQDGTLVASVAQEGLIRDRS; encoded by the coding sequence ATGTCCAGTGCCGTCGCCAACCTGCTCAAGATCCTCAACCTCGAGCCCCTCGAGGTGAACCTTTTTCGCGGCCAGAGCCCGAAGGTGGGCTGGCAGCGGGTCTTCGGCGGGCAGGTGATCGGCCAGGCGCTGGTGGCTGCCACGCGCACCGTCGAGGGGCGCCAGCCCCATTCGCTCCACGGCTATTTCATGCTGCCGGGCGATCCCAAGGTGCCGATCATCTACGAGGTCGACCGCATCCGCGACGGGCGCAGCTTCACGACACGCCGGGTGGTGGCGATCCAGCACGGCCAGGCGATCTTCTCCATGTCGGCCTCGTACCAGATCGCAGAGGACGGATTCGAGCATCAGGCTCCGATGCCGGAAGTCCCCGGCCCCGACGCGCTTCCGAGCGAGTCGGAGGTGAAGGCGGAACTGCTGCCGAAGATGCCGGAACCGATGCGGACCTATTTCGAGCGGGAGCGGCCCATCGAGATGCGCCCGGTCGAGATGCAGCGCTACACCTCCGGCGACCCCGGAAAGCCAATTTTCCACGTGTGGATCCGGGCCACGGATCCCCTGCCGGACGATCCCGCCGTGCATCAGGCGGTGCTGGCCTATGCGTCCGACATTACTCTGCTGGACACCTCGCTCGTCCCACATGGCCGGACCGTGTTCGATCCGACGATCCAGGGAGCGAGCCTCGACCACGCCCTCTGGTTCCACCGCCCCTTCCGGGCCGACGAATGGCTGCTCTACGCCCAGGACACTCCATTTGCGGGCGGCGCCCGCGGCTTCTCCCGGGGCCTCATCTTCCGGCAGGACGGCACATTGGTCGCGTCCGTGGCCCAGGAAGGGCTGATCCGCGACCGCAGCTGA
- a CDS encoding MFS transporter encodes MPLALYTLTAGAFAIGTTEFVIMGLLLQVAGDLGVSIALAGLLISGYALGVTIGAPLITVLTRQWPRKTVLVALMIIFTIGNIACAVAPSYGALMGARIVTALAHGTFFGVGSVVATSLVPPERKASAIAIMFTGLTAATLLGVPLGAWIGLAFGWRATFWTVAAIGAAAALVLAAFVPAGTRNEETSSLRDEIAGLMRLQVGLGLAMTVLGYAGVFAVFTYVQPILTRITGFSEAAVSPILLVFGAGLAIGNLGGGWLADKRLMPTLIGTLGLLALVLALTTFAVQEKTLAVVFIGLLGAAAFATVAPLQLRVLEKAGGAGQGLASSLNIAAFNLGNALGAWIGGLVIDHGPGLGSLPLVAALVTLAGLVLALVSHRLDRRSSASVLSHQGI; translated from the coding sequence TTGCCTCTTGCTCTCTACACCCTGACCGCCGGGGCCTTCGCCATCGGCACCACCGAATTCGTCATCATGGGCCTGCTGCTGCAGGTCGCCGGAGATCTCGGCGTCTCCATCGCGCTCGCGGGCCTTCTCATCTCCGGCTATGCCCTCGGCGTCACCATCGGGGCCCCGCTCATCACGGTCCTGACCCGGCAATGGCCGCGCAAGACCGTCCTGGTCGCCCTGATGATCATCTTCACCATCGGCAACATCGCCTGTGCGGTCGCGCCGAGCTACGGGGCCCTCATGGGCGCCCGCATCGTCACGGCGCTGGCCCACGGGACCTTCTTCGGCGTCGGCTCGGTGGTGGCGACCTCGCTCGTGCCGCCGGAGCGCAAGGCCTCGGCCATCGCCATCATGTTTACGGGCCTGACGGCCGCGACGCTTCTCGGCGTGCCTCTCGGCGCCTGGATCGGCCTGGCCTTCGGATGGCGGGCGACCTTCTGGACGGTGGCGGCCATCGGGGCCGCCGCGGCGCTGGTGCTCGCCGCCTTCGTTCCGGCCGGGACGCGCAATGAGGAGACTTCGTCGCTGCGCGACGAGATCGCCGGGCTGATGCGCCTCCAGGTCGGCCTCGGTCTCGCCATGACGGTGCTCGGTTACGCGGGGGTGTTCGCGGTCTTCACCTATGTGCAGCCCATCCTGACCCGGATCACCGGCTTCTCCGAAGCCGCGGTCTCGCCCATCCTCCTGGTCTTCGGCGCAGGCCTCGCGATCGGCAATCTCGGCGGCGGCTGGCTGGCGGACAAGCGCCTGATGCCGACCCTGATCGGCACGCTCGGACTTCTGGCGCTCGTTCTCGCCCTCACGACCTTCGCGGTGCAGGAGAAGACCCTGGCGGTCGTCTTCATCGGCCTCCTCGGGGCTGCGGCCTTCGCGACGGTGGCGCCCCTGCAATTGCGGGTGTTGGAAAAAGCGGGCGGCGCCGGCCAGGGCCTCGCCTCGAGCCTGAACATCGCGGCCTTCAATCTCGGCAATGCCCTCGGCGCCTGGATCGGCGGCCTCGTCATCGACCACGGTCCCGGACTTGGCTCCCTGCCTCTCGTCGCTGCCCTCGTGACCCTTGCGGGCCTCGTCCTCGCGCTCGTCAGCCACCGGCTCGACCGGCGCTCCTCCGCTTCCGTCCTCTCACATCAAGGAATCTGA
- a CDS encoding ABC transporter ATP-binding protein encodes MSVTESAAITPAVTLRNVAITFGPKGEGYRAVSSIDLSVRPGEFIAIVGPTGCGKSTLLNASAGLLKPSDGEVSIFGAPLQGLNRRAGYLFQQDALMPWKTALQNVAVALEPQGVAAETAREKARTWLGRVGLSAFVDRYPHMLSGGQRKRVALAQMLIRDPEILLMDEPFGPLDAQTRQIMGNLLLDLWATDRKAVLFVTHDLEEAIALADRVVVMSAGPAARIIGDFPVTLPRPRDIAEVRLEPSFHHIHKEIWASLRTEVQKAYAQGEGATS; translated from the coding sequence ATGTCCGTCACCGAGTCCGCCGCAATCACGCCAGCCGTCACCCTGCGCAACGTCGCCATCACGTTCGGGCCGAAAGGGGAGGGCTATCGTGCCGTCTCGTCCATCGACCTCTCGGTCCGGCCCGGCGAGTTCATCGCCATCGTCGGCCCGACCGGCTGCGGCAAGTCCACGCTCCTCAATGCCTCCGCGGGGTTGCTGAAGCCCTCCGACGGCGAAGTCTCGATCTTCGGCGCGCCGCTTCAAGGCCTCAATCGGCGGGCCGGATACCTCTTCCAGCAGGATGCGCTCATGCCCTGGAAGACGGCTCTGCAGAACGTCGCGGTTGCCCTGGAGCCGCAGGGCGTGGCGGCAGAAACGGCCCGTGAGAAGGCCCGCACATGGCTCGGCCGCGTGGGCCTTTCGGCCTTCGTGGACCGCTATCCGCACATGCTCTCCGGCGGGCAGAGGAAGCGCGTCGCCCTGGCCCAGATGCTGATCCGCGATCCGGAAATCCTGCTCATGGACGAGCCCTTCGGGCCCCTCGATGCGCAGACGCGGCAGATCATGGGCAACCTGCTGCTCGACCTCTGGGCGACGGACCGCAAGGCCGTGCTCTTCGTCACCCACGACCTCGAGGAGGCGATCGCGCTGGCCGACCGGGTGGTGGTGATGTCCGCAGGCCCCGCCGCGCGGATCATCGGCGACTTTCCGGTGACGCTGCCGCGTCCGCGCGACATCGCGGAGGTGCGGCTGGAGCCGTCCTTCCACCACATCCACAAGGAGATCTGGGCCAGCCTGCGCACGGAGGTGCAGAAGGCTTATGCGCAGGGCGAGGGAGCGACGTCGTGA
- a CDS encoding P-II family nitrogen regulator — protein sequence MKIVMAVIKPFKLEEVRDALTSLGVHGLTVTEVKGYGRQKGHTEIYRGAEYAVSFLPKLKIEVAVPTEIVPKVIEEITLAARTGQIGDGKIFVVPLEKAVRIRTGEADADAL from the coding sequence ATGAAAATCGTGATGGCGGTCATCAAGCCGTTCAAGCTGGAGGAGGTCCGCGACGCGCTCACCTCCCTCGGCGTGCACGGCCTCACCGTGACCGAGGTGAAAGGCTACGGGCGGCAGAAGGGCCATACGGAGATCTATCGCGGCGCCGAATACGCCGTGAGCTTCCTGCCCAAGCTCAAGATCGAGGTGGCGGTGCCCACCGAGATCGTCCCGAAGGTGATCGAGGAGATCACCCTCGCGGCGCGTACGGGGCAGATCGGCGACGGCAAGATCTTCGTCGTCCCCCTCGAGAAGGCCGTCCGCATCCGTACCGGCGAGGCCGATGCCGATGCCCTGTAA
- a CDS encoding aldo/keto reductase: MEYRHLGRSGLQVPVLSFGAGTFGGKGPLFGAWGETDTAEARRLIDICLEAGVTLFDTADVYSDGASETVLGEAIKGRRDKVLLSTKTGLPMGEGPNEAGSSRSRLIPAVDAALKRLGTDYIDLLQLHAFDAKTPVEEVLSTLDDLVRAGKIRYVGVSNFAGWQLMKSLAVADRYGYPRYVAHQAYYSLIGRDYEWELMPLARDQGVGAVVWSPLGWGRLTGKIRRGAKLPETSRLHQTAEYGPPVDDEHLFRVVDALDAVADETGKSVPQIALNWLLQRPTVSTVVIGARNEEQLRQNLGAVGWSLTPEQVARLDGASAVTPAYPYWPSYRQAGFARVNPPAV, encoded by the coding sequence ATGGAATACAGACATTTGGGACGCTCGGGGCTACAGGTCCCGGTGCTCAGCTTCGGGGCCGGCACCTTCGGCGGAAAGGGTCCGCTCTTCGGCGCCTGGGGCGAGACCGATACGGCCGAGGCACGACGGCTCATCGACATCTGCCTGGAGGCCGGCGTCACCCTTTTCGACACGGCCGACGTCTATTCGGACGGCGCATCGGAAACCGTGCTGGGCGAGGCGATCAAGGGCCGGCGGGACAAGGTGCTCCTGTCCACCAAGACCGGCCTGCCCATGGGCGAAGGGCCGAACGAGGCAGGCTCTTCCCGCTCCCGGCTGATCCCTGCCGTGGACGCGGCCCTGAAGCGTCTCGGCACGGATTACATCGATCTCCTCCAGCTTCACGCCTTCGACGCGAAGACGCCCGTCGAGGAAGTACTGTCGACCCTCGACGACCTCGTGCGGGCCGGCAAGATCCGCTATGTGGGCGTGTCCAATTTCGCCGGCTGGCAGCTCATGAAATCGCTCGCCGTGGCCGACCGCTACGGCTATCCGCGCTATGTGGCGCATCAGGCCTATTACTCGCTGATCGGGCGCGACTACGAATGGGAGCTGATGCCGCTTGCCCGCGACCAGGGCGTCGGCGCGGTGGTCTGGAGCCCACTCGGCTGGGGCCGGCTCACCGGCAAGATCCGCCGCGGCGCAAAGCTGCCCGAAACGAGCCGCCTGCATCAGACCGCCGAATACGGCCCGCCCGTCGATGACGAACATCTCTTCCGCGTCGTCGATGCCCTCGATGCGGTCGCGGACGAAACCGGAAAGTCGGTGCCGCAGATCGCCCTGAACTGGCTGCTGCAGCGGCCGACCGTCTCGACCGTCGTGATCGGTGCGCGCAACGAGGAGCAGCTGCGCCAGAATCTCGGCGCGGTCGGCTGGTCGCTGACGCCCGAGCAGGTGGCGCGGCTCGATGGGGCGAGCGCCGTCACGCCGGCTTATCCCTATTGGCCCTCATATCGCCAGGCTGGCTTCGCCCGGGTCAATCCGCCCGCGGTGTAA
- a CDS encoding SCO family protein → MVFKRSILLPLLVFLTAALVLLVTLLLMLPGPNSSGTASRVPIGGPFQLTDQNGKPFSSESLKGKPFALFFGFTHCPEVCPTTLYDLTQDLEALGKDADRMNVVFVTVDPEQDTPELMKTYLSSFDPRIIGLTGTPDEIAAAAKAYRVYYKKVPTEYGYTMDHTATIFLMDGKGDFSGASNFQEAQDIRREKLRKLVKNG, encoded by the coding sequence ATGGTTTTCAAACGGTCCATCCTCCTGCCGCTGCTGGTGTTTCTCACGGCGGCGCTGGTGCTCCTCGTCACCCTGCTGCTGATGCTGCCGGGGCCGAACTCGTCGGGGACCGCCTCGCGGGTGCCGATCGGCGGCCCGTTCCAGCTCACTGACCAGAACGGCAAGCCCTTCTCCAGCGAGAGCCTGAAGGGTAAGCCCTTCGCGCTCTTCTTCGGCTTCACACACTGCCCCGAGGTCTGCCCGACCACCCTCTACGACCTCACCCAGGACCTTGAGGCCCTGGGCAAGGATGCGGACCGGATGAATGTGGTGTTCGTGACGGTCGATCCCGAGCAGGACACGCCGGAGCTGATGAAGACCTATCTGTCTTCCTTCGATCCGCGGATCATCGGCCTCACCGGCACGCCGGACGAGATCGCCGCCGCCGCCAAGGCCTACAGGGTCTATTACAAGAAGGTCCCGACGGAGTACGGCTACACCATGGACCACACGGCGACGATCTTCCTGATGGACGGCAAGGGCGATTTCTCCGGCGCATCCAACTTCCAGGAAGCGCAGGACATCCGGCGCGAGAAGCTCAGGAAGCTCGTGAAGAACGGGTGA
- a CDS encoding ABC transporter substrate-binding protein, whose product MERRTFLIGTGAAALAAGFSRTAFAQDKPEKTKVTLGVGGKPLLYYLPLTIAERKGFFKDEGLDVEINDFGGGAKSLQALIGGSVDVVTGAYEHTIRMQAKGQDVRAVTELGRFPAIVIAVKKDKAGQIKSAADFKGLKIGVTAPGSSTALTTQYAMVKAGLKPTDAAIIGVGSGASAVAAMQKGEIDVIAHLDPVISKLESDGDIAILIDTRTEAGTRALFGGSNPAATLYTKKDFIDANPVTTQRLVNAFMKSLKWLASAKPEDVAEAVPPEYHLGDKPLYVKAVQNSLESYSRTGIVPPDGMASVMDMLKTLDPELKDAKVDLAATFDDRFVKKAAG is encoded by the coding sequence ATGGAACGCCGGACATTTCTGATCGGGACGGGCGCTGCGGCCCTCGCGGCCGGTTTCAGCCGCACCGCCTTCGCGCAGGACAAGCCCGAGAAGACCAAGGTCACGCTGGGCGTCGGCGGCAAGCCGCTGCTCTACTACCTCCCGCTCACCATCGCGGAGCGCAAGGGCTTCTTCAAGGACGAGGGGCTCGACGTCGAGATCAACGATTTCGGCGGCGGCGCCAAGTCGCTCCAGGCGCTGATCGGCGGCTCCGTGGACGTGGTGACGGGCGCCTACGAGCACACCATCCGCATGCAGGCCAAGGGCCAGGACGTGCGCGCCGTCACGGAGCTCGGGCGCTTCCCGGCCATCGTGATCGCGGTGAAGAAGGACAAGGCCGGGCAGATCAAGTCCGCGGCCGACTTCAAGGGTCTCAAGATCGGCGTTACGGCGCCGGGCTCCTCCACGGCGCTCACCACGCAATACGCCATGGTGAAGGCCGGCCTGAAGCCGACGGATGCGGCCATCATCGGCGTCGGCTCCGGAGCGAGCGCGGTCGCGGCCATGCAGAAGGGCGAGATCGACGTGATCGCCCATCTCGATCCGGTGATCTCCAAGCTCGAATCGGACGGCGACATCGCAATCCTCATCGACACGCGGACGGAAGCCGGCACCCGCGCCCTGTTCGGCGGCTCGAACCCGGCCGCGACCCTCTACACGAAGAAGGACTTCATCGACGCCAATCCGGTGACGACCCAGCGCCTCGTCAATGCCTTCATGAAGTCGCTCAAGTGGCTCGCGAGCGCGAAGCCCGAGGATGTGGCCGAGGCCGTGCCGCCGGAATATCACCTCGGCGACAAGCCGCTCTACGTCAAGGCGGTGCAGAACTCGCTGGAAAGCTATTCCCGCACCGGCATCGTCCCGCCGGACGGCATGGCGAGCGTCATGGACATGCTGAAGACCCTCGATCCGGAACTGAAGGACGCGAAGGTCGACCTCGCGGCCACCTTCGACGACCGCTTCGTCAAGAAGGCGGCTGGCTGA
- a CDS encoding ABC transporter permease, with protein sequence MKRAKLLAFQIAVGLAFLVLWHVLTAYPILAPVKQSQFFFSNPIDVLARAWKEFATGEIWHHLGITLLETVLAFAFGAAGGILFGFLFARRDMLAAVFDPYIKAANALPRVVLAPIFALWFGLGIWSKVALGFTLVFFIVFFNVYQGVREVSPTVLANARMLGMNERQLLRHVYWPSALTWMFSSLHTSVGFALVGAVVGEYLGSSAGLGYKIHEAESVFDVTGVFAGMLILSIFVILLDMVVTAIERRLLVWRPGPSTGGQG encoded by the coding sequence TTGAAACGCGCCAAGCTTCTTGCGTTCCAGATTGCCGTCGGCCTCGCGTTCCTGGTGCTCTGGCACGTGCTCACGGCCTATCCGATTCTTGCGCCCGTCAAGCAGTCGCAGTTCTTCTTCTCCAACCCCATCGACGTGCTCGCGCGGGCCTGGAAGGAATTCGCCACCGGCGAGATCTGGCACCATCTCGGCATCACGCTGCTCGAGACCGTGCTGGCCTTCGCGTTCGGGGCGGCGGGCGGCATCCTGTTCGGGTTCCTGTTCGCCCGCCGCGACATGCTGGCGGCCGTGTTCGACCCTTACATCAAGGCCGCGAACGCCCTGCCGCGCGTGGTGCTCGCGCCGATCTTCGCCCTGTGGTTCGGGCTCGGCATCTGGTCGAAGGTGGCGCTCGGCTTCACGCTCGTGTTCTTCATCGTGTTCTTCAATGTGTATCAGGGCGTGCGCGAGGTGAGCCCCACGGTGCTCGCCAATGCGCGCATGCTCGGCATGAACGAGCGCCAGCTCCTGCGGCACGTCTACTGGCCGTCGGCGCTGACCTGGATGTTCTCGTCGCTCCACACCTCCGTGGGCTTCGCGCTCGTCGGCGCGGTGGTGGGCGAATATCTCGGCTCCTCGGCCGGGCTCGGCTACAAGATCCACGAGGCCGAGAGCGTGTTCGACGTGACGGGTGTCTTTGCCGGAATGCTGATCCTGTCAATCTTCGTCATCCTCCTCGACATGGTCGTGACGGCGATCGAGCGGCGGCTTCTCGTCTGGCGCCCGGGCCCGTCGACAGGCGGGCAGGGCTGA